Proteins from one Streptomyces sp. NBC_00289 genomic window:
- the mmpA gene encoding morphogenic membrane protein MmpA — translation MTTHRSPKPLADPERPVERAVTAALILAVLAGLAWICGMIYTVAQWPL, via the coding sequence ATGACGACGCACCGATCGCCCAAGCCCCTCGCCGACCCCGAGCGTCCCGTCGAGCGCGCCGTCACGGCGGCACTGATCCTGGCCGTGCTGGCGGGGCTCGCCTGGATCTGCGGGATGATCTACACCGTGGCGCAGTGGCCGCTGTAG
- a CDS encoding endonuclease V, translating to MTTTVRTPAGWPATEEEARAVQDELRRRVVLDEPGPPPGTGRVTGVDVAYDDELDVVAAAAVVLDAETLDVVAEATAVGRVSFPYVPGLLAFREIPTVLAALDALPCPPGLVVCDGYGLAHPRRFGLASHLGVLTGLPTIGVAKNPFTFTYGDPAPQRGASSPLLAGDEEVGRALRTREAVKPVFVSVGHRVSLSAACAHTLALTPHYRLPETTRTADSLCRRALREATR from the coding sequence ATGACGACGACCGTACGTACTCCGGCGGGCTGGCCCGCGACCGAGGAAGAGGCCCGCGCCGTCCAGGACGAGCTGCGGCGGCGAGTGGTCCTCGACGAGCCGGGCCCGCCGCCCGGGACGGGCCGGGTGACGGGTGTCGACGTGGCCTACGACGACGAGCTCGACGTGGTCGCGGCAGCGGCCGTCGTGCTGGACGCCGAGACCCTCGACGTCGTCGCCGAGGCCACCGCCGTCGGCCGGGTCTCCTTCCCGTACGTCCCCGGGCTGCTCGCCTTCCGCGAGATCCCCACGGTCCTGGCCGCCCTCGACGCCCTGCCCTGCCCGCCCGGCCTGGTGGTCTGCGACGGCTACGGCCTGGCCCACCCCCGCCGCTTCGGCCTCGCGAGCCACCTCGGCGTCCTCACCGGCCTGCCCACGATCGGCGTCGCCAAGAACCCCTTCACGTTCACCTACGGCGATCCGGCTCCCCAACGCGGCGCGTCCTCGCCCCTGTTGGCGGGCGACGAGGAGGTCGGCCGCGCGCTGCGCACCCGCGAGGCGGTCAAGCCGGTGTTCGTGTCCGTCGGCCACCGCGTGAGCCTCTCCGCCGCCTGCGCCCACACCCTCGCCCTCACCCCCCACTACCGTCTCCCGGAAACAACCCGCACAGCGGACTCCCTGTGCCGACGGGCCCTGCGGGAGGCGACTCGGTGA
- a CDS encoding plasmid stabilization protein: protein MPRGSSPKRERQYEHIKDSAQDRGESTERAEEIAARTVNKERARSGESKTASRVSTQDKKSSGQRGGERSGKGSQGPTRDQLYEEAKRRNIQGRSDMNKSDLQRALGKS from the coding sequence ATGCCACGTGGTTCGAGCCCCAAGCGGGAACGCCAGTACGAGCACATCAAGGACAGCGCGCAGGACCGGGGCGAGAGCACCGAACGCGCCGAGGAGATCGCGGCGCGCACGGTGAACAAGGAACGCGCCCGGTCCGGCGAGTCGAAGACCGCGAGCCGCGTCTCGACCCAGGACAAGAAGTCGTCCGGGCAGCGGGGCGGCGAGCGGTCCGGCAAGGGCTCCCAGGGCCCCACCCGGGACCAGTTGTACGAGGAGGCCAAGCGCCGCAACATCCAGGGGCGTTCGGACATGAACAAGAGCGATCTGCAGCGCGCTCTGGGCAAGAGCTGA